GAATGCAACATTATAATGCTGGCACATATactaataaaaacatcatgttgGTAAAGAGGTGGAGTGAATAAACATACAGTAGGTGTGGGGATTCTCACTGCCTGTGTTGTTACTGACGTCTGGCTCTGTCTTTACTTTCAGGAGATACTACCGGGACTGTTTTTAGGTCCTTACTCTGCTGCAATGAAAAGCAAGGTAATGTTTCACAGAATATAACCACAGATACAGGGAGACAATTTCACAGAGGAAATGATACATTTTCTGCCCATGTATTTATAGCTTGTATTGCTTCTCTTCTGTGTCTTTGTCTAGCTGCCAATCCTTGAGAGACAGGGCATAACGCATGTCGTTTGTGTCCGCCAAGACATTGAAGCCAATTTTATCAAACCTAATTTCCCTCATACATTTAGGTAAGTGAGAACTCACATGATCTGCCTGCGCTGCTCGTGAACTGCATTTTGCATGAGATGTTATAAAAAATGTTATTCGATAAAGTGTTTGTCATGAACTAAATGTTGTGTCTCCGCAGATACCTTGTGTTAGATATTGCTGACAATCCAGTGGAAAATATAATAAGATTTTTCCCCTCAGTGAGTTGCAAAGTGGCTTTTTACTTCCTTCTTGTCAAGCTTTACATTTAATGTGGCATTTACATTATGTCTGATCTActgtatttcattattattttaacagaCTAAAGAATTTATTGATGGCTGCTTAGCAACAGGAGGTAAGGATGCACGCAGTTTCCATTTTTCATACTCACACTGTCAAGTAGAATAGAGTCTTTTATCAACAGTCTTTTGTTCTTTTAGGAAAGGTACTGGTTCATGGTAATGCAGGGATATCAAGAAGGTGAggtttgctttgtgtttttaatctcACATAATTTCGCACGCTCTGTGTCTATGCACTGAATCTCCATTATGTATAATTGCTTAAGTTTTCTAAATATCCTTGGTATTTATAAGTTCGTGTACCAAATTCTGATTCTAATTCTCTCCTTTATTCATTCTTCCAGTGCTGCCTTAGTGATCGCATACCTTATGGAAACATTTGGGATGAAATACAGGTGAGtgatatgtttgtttgttttctcacatCAAATAATGGCCTGTGATTTTACCgtgtaaagcccagttcagaccaaagattcacgacgagatgagttgaaacaggcaactacttgcaatacACTGCAACAACGCTCTGTTCTTCTGTTtggatttccagcttttcagggtGATTTTGTGgctaaatataatttgtagcttcttaaaacatgtatgaggatagtgatagtgagatactggctacagttgcatttgtagtagtgatgaaacgttGAAAAGGAGCATCTGATGggctgtattcataatcaaaacaccacaataatataaataaccagcgccaaaTACTGAGTCGattagaatgtgtgtgtgggcggagCATAAGtacatacagtgagcagcagcagcgacccaccgtctgacactGGCATACCGTGAGGAGGGCCCagcggggacggagcacctgccacAGCAAGTGAACAAGCCGTCTGTGGTTATTTTGACTTGACcggcggacttcactacaagcggGTTGGCTGATTAAACACGTGACgtgctttacattctaaaaccagctgcctgtcatttgaccagctgagttgcaggtgacaccatcagccggcttgagtcgagctcagacagGCAGTTCTCACCGCTGCAACTTccttctgcaatgttctaaaatggtttaatctcatcacaaatctttggtctgaactgggctttagaatACAGGTCTGTCTTTTTATGGAAACAGTAtgtaggattcagtggcatcAGATGCTTAGGAATGCAGATTGtgaccagctgaaacttctccagtgtgCCAAGAATGAACTCTTGGTTTGGATcccttcagtgttcactgttaGCAGGGTTTTTACTGGGATCTGAAATATCCAgaggtctctgtctctctaaatcaaacagaccaggtgattaaaacccagtaaaaacactgaataaagcagttttaggTTACAAATGGGTGTTTCCCTTATGCTGTTCTAGCCCAGTACCTGCAAatgtgttcaggaggtttttactgggagttAAACTATCCATagtggtctcttcctctcccaaacaaatgatttaaatgacggtaaaaacactgagtaaagcagtttcacattaaaaaatatttttttccaatgcTCTCCCTATGTAGaagctgctaactatggtggctgacgcaaaaatgtgaatggccctatctagagccaatgtTTAGTTTGTCCAATGTGGGCTAATGTAGAAACATAGAGGTGCAATATAACTGTTGACAAAGAcacgctccctatgtagatataaacagctcattctaaggttaacaacagtatatccccctaaattctacacactggacctttaaagagaTTTGTGATTTTTCATAGATGCatattgtactgtattttgTAGCAGAATGTGAAGACCATGTGTGCCAAGCCTCACATACATCTCAAGTGTTGTTTGTGACTACTTCAAGCATAAATATAGAGGACTACATAAAAGAAACTGAGGGATAGTGTGCAGCTGTAATGATGCAGCACAATGCTTagaatttaaaatgcaacacataGAAGCAGTATGTTGTTTCGCATTTGCTGCAGCTGAATTGACAACatacaagtatgttttctttactcttgttactgtttgcagtggtatgtctcagtgtttcagcagctgtaGTTGTAACCTTTGTGCCATATTCACTCTACAGGGATGCATTCAGCCACGTCCAGGAGCGGAGGTTCTGCATCAACCCCAACGTGGGCTTTGTGCATCAGCTACAGGTAAGTCTTTATTTCCAGACAGAGTAGAGGGCTTCAAAATGACAGTTGAATCCATAAGTGAGCACTTACAACTCCTTCCTTGGtactataaataaatgcactaccAAATATACTGTCTTGAGCTCCATGTCTTTGAAAGGCCAGGATGTGTCATCTTATAGTGTGTGTTATCAATCTGAGTTATCTGCTTTGGGTGTGACACTGCAGAAAGCATTTTCCTATCTTTAAGTATGCGTATAGcatctctgcagtgttttaCTAGTCAGCCTTTGTTGGCCACATTTAGCGAACCACTTACTATTTGGGCATCTGGCTCACAAGCATCATCAGAATGACTCGTCTCTGTTTTTGGAGTTGTATTAGTTATGacaagcatgtgtgtgagagacgtGAGGTTTGTGCACATGTGAGGGCAAGTTGTATTTGATGTCATAAATATTCCATTTTAAATCCTATGGTCATAAATGCTGTATCATGTTCACAATATCAAAGGTTCTTTTCAGCATTGCTGTAAGGTAAACACACCACGCCATGCTGATATTGTTTGAATTTTTGTGTCCCAGGAATATGAAGCAATCTACCTAGCCAAATTGACCATTAAAATGATGTCACCGATGCAGTTGGGCAGGTCCTTCTCCTTACAAGCTGGGATGCCAGGTTTGTACACACTGTACCCAGCCCTGCTCAGCCACACCTGTctcctttctttttgtctttttgtgtctcagcCAGACTGATTTCAGAAAGGCATTTAAAGCAGGATTGATTGACATCGTGTTATTCAGGCATGGAGTAGAATTAGTGTCAGTTTGTTTGGCACGCTGACAAGTCTGACTTACAGGATGATATTTAACCTTATTTAACTGTACATCAGCGTTTAGTGGTGATGTTCCAGAGGTGGGTGGCACATTTTGTACCAAACagcttttaatgtttttctttgaATCCACAATGGAGCCATTTATTCAGCAAATCAAAGCCAGATCCATTGTGGATGATTTCATAATTTACTGTATTCATCTTTCCTTAGTGTCATGAATGTTTCTATTTAAAAGACGTAAACAGATGCCAACATTAGAACACTTGGAGCCCTTTGAGGACAAGCTAATAATTTCCCTTAAAGCTGTTTTTGTTCTACCCGAATGGTGGTGACTTCACCcagcacacacaacaaaatgttCAGGGTTTGAGAGGATCTTTAATCAGTTAGGGTTTACAGTTATTAATGTGTGTTGGTGTATGCAGTATGTTCAGTCACTCTTTTTTGTCTCTACATTTCTGTAACAGGAAGCCGTAAACGCAGCCTGGAGGAGGACGAGGACTTCGGAGCGATGCAGgtcacagcagcacagaacgGATGAGCTTTGCTGATATTTAGCCGTGTGGCGCAGTGCActcaattttttttccacatttttaatgggattaaaaatgtaaatatttgaaCTTTTTCTAAGGGGAAGGGACCAGGGTGGGAGGGGGACAGCTCATGTCTGAGACATGGAGCACTGACGGGGATTGGGCCAATTTGAtaagtccttttttttctcGAGCTGAATGCACTGATGGGAGattttttgcagttttataGTATTTAAAGCATTTTGCATTTGCAGCGGGACAGTATTGCAATAATGCACTTTCGATACTTGAATTTGTGTAGATGACCAGAATGGGGCAGTCGGCAAAAGGGAAAGTAGCCAGGACATCGCCCAGCGGAGGACATGACATGAGGAATAGCTAATGCCTTTATTTTGGGAGTAATAGGATTATGGACTAATATTAGACCTAATGTGGGACAGTAAGGAATGGAAAAATAACGACTCACTGCTTAATAAAAAGAAGTCTGACTGAGTCCAGCTTTGTTGCTCTTTCATAATATGTTGTgcttcataactttacattcTTATTACTAGTATTTTGTTTCTAAATATTTAAGGACCCATTTTACAGTCAAAAAttatactgttttattttaacaaaccTTCCTGGAGACCTTGTGATGTATTTAAGTAAAACAAGCTCTGGGTTCAGAGTGCGTCTACCCCAAAGGTTGAAATCATATAAGAATTAATTTTAACCCTTAAATGGGTAGGCACatataaatattttgtaaaatgaattgCTATTTTCTAATGCATTTAGGCTAAATGACACAACCTGTAATTTCCAAATTACAAATTGTATCTCCAGAGATACGTTGTCCATTTAAGgtgtaaatgtaacatttctCCCCTCATTTAATATGTTCCAATTTTGAAACCTTTTACAACCAATtaattacagttttaaaaatgtgtgtaaacagtatttttttatatacagtatgttttgaAAATTGAAACAAATATAGTATACCGTCATCTTCCCTGTGGTGCCCCGACATTAgctattattttattatagaTTTATCATTTCTTTTTAGATAGTCGTGGTTAGTGGAGTTGAGAACTCGTCTGGTGCAGGGAGGTAGATTAGCGTAGCAGTAGATGCTCAAAGTCTGTTTTTCTGTATGTAATTTTAAATGACTATAGCTTTACAAGAACATTTTCAGTACTTCTATATTCATCTCAACTATCAGGTGGCaatacaagaataaaaaataaatagtagTCAATATTTCACACCTTTATATTATTGATGATCTGTAGAGAATAGGCCTCAAAACATAACTATATCTGTGACTGATCATTGCTGTTTTTATACCCTTACCTGGGCAGTGTATCCTTCAGGATACAGATATTCAACGCCTGATTATCGACGATGTCAAAATGcaattcattatttttcaaCATAAAATTACCCTTAAAAAACTATTTTCTAAAATGACGTAGGTTATCATTTTGGATTTTGATTCaaataaaaagtatattttTAATGATGGTATGAAGCCACATGACCTGAGTAGTCGATCCATCCCCACCTTCAGTGTCTCATGATATAAAGTGCACCCACTTAATGCTCTTCCCCTCACAGCCTGTCAAATGACTGTATTCCCCAGGATACAGAAAACCATTTAAGGGTCAAGCATTATAACACTGATGACATAGCTATGGAAATTAAGTTACATATACTTCGCTGGGTTTTCCAAAATCCTTTATATGGCATGTATCTACATGCCAAATGATTCATTTGAACTTTAGATTGAAACTATTTTCCTACAATGCATACTGTAGCTTCCCATTTGTAAAAAGCTTCAGCAGCTCTATAGCTCGCTCAGTCGGTCCACAAAAATTTCCCCCCACTGTTTTCACCCTAGGACGCTGGCATTTGGCATGGGGATcaagtgtcagtgtgtgtttaaaaaaaaaaaagggcgtGGGAGTGGCCTTTTGCAAAAATCTGTATAAATCCCTGATGGATTCACACTTTCAAGATTTTGTGGAAAGACTGGTCATAAGATAAAGGACAGCTGATTAAGAGTTAATCACACCAAGCAAA
The Epinephelus lanceolatus isolate andai-2023 chromosome 2, ASM4190304v1, whole genome shotgun sequence DNA segment above includes these coding regions:
- the styx gene encoding serine/threonine/tyrosine-interacting protein codes for the protein MDEDNKLQFPSLPATKEELLDWAYPMRREMQEILPGLFLGPYSAAMKSKLPILERQGITHVVCVRQDIEANFIKPNFPHTFRYLVLDIADNPVENIIRFFPSTKEFIDGCLATGGKVLVHGNAGISRSAALVIAYLMETFGMKYRDAFSHVQERRFCINPNVGFVHQLQEYEAIYLAKLTIKMMSPMQLGRSFSLQAGMPGSRKRSLEEDEDFGAMQVTAAQNG